In the genome of Arthrobacter sp. D5-1, one region contains:
- a CDS encoding cytochrome c biogenesis protein ResB, whose product MLRWAWTQLTSMRTALFLLLLLAIAAVPGSLFPQRPANPSLVTQYIKNRPDYGPVLDALQLFDVYSSAWFSAIYILLFISLIGCVVPRARAHYKAMRSHPPRTPKRLSRLPEYGTLELPADAGIPAAAAIADAAAALKKRGYRVQVRDQDGALPSLGAERGFLKEAGNLVFHTSLIGVLICLAIGGLFGFRGQKILIEGDTFVNTLVGYDNFAPGTNFQSSWLEPFTITLDTFAVRFDRESSRQFGQPIDFTAQLRTRDAPDAAQEPRTLKVNDPVYFGEVGVFLVGNGYAPVITVRDGNGDTAFSGPVVSIPNDGVYTSTVVVKVPDARPAQLGFVGFFLPSAIKNDEGVAYSFDPDPLNPQLNLNSYYGDLGLDDGVPQNVYNLDVKDLTQLNGRELPAKGITLTPGGTYTLPEGKGSISFDGLKRYIGVDIRSTPGQTGVLVFSLMAVAGLMASLYVNRRRVWVRAGAHEDGRTMVEYGLLARGEDHRLAAEATAIRALLAGQWQLQEGPGGV is encoded by the coding sequence ATGCTGCGCTGGGCCTGGACCCAGCTGACCAGCATGCGCACGGCTCTGTTCCTGCTGCTTTTGTTGGCCATCGCCGCTGTGCCGGGATCACTCTTCCCACAGCGCCCAGCCAACCCCTCGCTCGTCACTCAGTACATCAAGAACCGCCCGGACTACGGCCCGGTCCTGGACGCCTTGCAGCTTTTCGACGTCTATTCCTCGGCCTGGTTCTCCGCCATCTACATCCTGCTGTTCATCTCCCTGATCGGCTGTGTGGTTCCGAGGGCCCGAGCCCATTACAAAGCCATGCGTTCGCACCCCCCGCGTACCCCGAAGCGACTCTCCCGGCTGCCGGAGTACGGAACCCTGGAGCTGCCGGCGGACGCCGGGATCCCCGCCGCGGCCGCCATCGCCGACGCGGCCGCTGCGCTGAAGAAGCGCGGCTACCGGGTCCAGGTCAGGGACCAGGACGGAGCTTTGCCGTCACTGGGTGCCGAGCGCGGCTTCCTGAAGGAAGCCGGGAACCTGGTGTTCCACACCTCGCTGATCGGCGTTCTGATCTGTTTGGCCATTGGCGGGCTGTTCGGGTTCCGCGGACAGAAGATCCTGATCGAAGGCGATACGTTCGTCAACACGCTCGTGGGCTACGACAACTTCGCGCCCGGAACCAACTTCCAGTCCTCGTGGTTGGAGCCGTTCACGATCACGTTGGACACGTTCGCGGTCCGCTTCGACAGGGAGTCCAGCAGGCAGTTCGGCCAGCCCATCGATTTCACCGCCCAGCTAAGAACCCGGGATGCGCCCGACGCGGCTCAGGAACCCCGAACGCTGAAGGTCAATGACCCTGTCTATTTCGGGGAGGTGGGCGTCTTTTTGGTCGGCAACGGCTACGCCCCGGTCATCACTGTGCGGGACGGCAACGGCGACACGGCATTCAGTGGCCCGGTCGTGTCCATCCCGAACGACGGGGTCTACACCTCAACGGTTGTCGTCAAGGTTCCTGATGCCCGTCCGGCGCAATTGGGTTTCGTGGGATTCTTCCTGCCCTCCGCCATCAAAAATGATGAAGGGGTCGCTTACAGCTTCGACCCGGACCCGCTGAACCCCCAACTGAACCTGAACTCCTACTACGGGGACCTGGGCCTGGACGACGGTGTGCCGCAGAATGTCTACAACCTGGACGTGAAGGATTTGACCCAGCTTAACGGGCGGGAACTGCCCGCCAAGGGCATCACCTTGACTCCGGGTGGCACGTACACGCTGCCCGAGGGCAAGGGAAGTATCAGCTTCGATGGCCTCAAACGCTACATCGGTGTGGACATCCGCAGCACCCCCGGACAGACCGGCGTGCTGGTCTTTTCGTTGATGGCCGTCGCGGGCCTGATGGCTTCGTTGTACGTGAACCGTCGGAGGGTCTGGGTTCGTGCCGGCGCCCACGAGGACGGGCGGACGATGGTCGAATACGGTCTTCTGGCACGGGGCGAAGACCATCGCCTGGCCGCCGAGGCGACGGCCATCCGCGCACTGCTGGCCGGGCAGTGGCAGCTCCAGGAGGGCCCCGGTGGCGTATAG
- a CDS encoding metalloregulator ArsR/SmtB family transcription factor translates to MTGTAQALPTPPGQPGSECAIRLVDAEKVEAVRSRMPADSDVTDLAVIFGLLSDPGRVRILIALLEGEMCVCDLAATTGLSESGVSHALRLLRGPRVVQVRRAGRMAYYSLADSHVRMLLDLGLTHVGHAGQDRLTMVSNN, encoded by the coding sequence ATGACCGGAACAGCACAGGCACTGCCGACACCGCCCGGCCAGCCGGGCAGCGAATGCGCCATCCGTTTGGTCGACGCCGAGAAGGTAGAGGCCGTCAGGTCCCGGATGCCCGCCGACTCGGACGTGACGGATCTCGCGGTGATCTTCGGGCTGCTCTCGGACCCTGGACGGGTAAGGATCCTCATCGCCCTGCTCGAAGGGGAGATGTGCGTGTGCGATCTAGCTGCCACCACGGGGTTGAGCGAATCCGGCGTCTCCCATGCGCTGCGCCTGCTGCGCGGCCCCCGCGTGGTGCAGGTCCGTCGCGCCGGCCGCATGGCCTATTACTCACTGGCCGACTCCCACGTGCGCATGCTGCTGGATCTGGGCCTCACACACGTCGGACACGCCGGACAGGACCGGCTGACAATGGTCAGCAACAACTAG
- a CDS encoding vitamin K epoxide reductase family protein, whose product MTITPPPTATVKAAGSIAPQSPRLTREKPLGWLLLITGVIGWLASGALVLEKLEVLKDPGYQTVCDVNPWISCGQVMQTWQSSVFGFPNMFIGIVAFAVIITTGMALLSGATFAPWYWAGLQAGVTLGFAFVVWLWSQALYSIHILCPFCMIVWAAMIPLFVWVTARNLTHGIIKIPARAARIVAESGWIITALLYVAAAATIFFAFLHVFIGTSGF is encoded by the coding sequence ATGACCATCACCCCACCACCCACTGCGACCGTGAAAGCTGCCGGATCCATCGCACCGCAGTCTCCCCGTTTGACCCGTGAGAAGCCTCTTGGCTGGCTCCTGCTCATCACCGGGGTCATCGGCTGGCTGGCATCCGGCGCCTTGGTGTTGGAGAAACTCGAAGTACTCAAAGACCCCGGATACCAAACCGTCTGCGACGTCAATCCGTGGATTTCCTGCGGCCAGGTCATGCAGACCTGGCAGAGTTCAGTGTTCGGCTTCCCCAACATGTTCATCGGGATCGTGGCGTTCGCTGTCATCATCACCACCGGCATGGCACTGCTCTCCGGAGCCACCTTCGCGCCCTGGTACTGGGCAGGGCTCCAAGCCGGCGTCACGCTTGGTTTTGCCTTTGTTGTGTGGCTGTGGTCCCAGGCCCTGTACTCGATCCACATCCTCTGCCCCTTCTGCATGATCGTCTGGGCGGCGATGATTCCCCTCTTCGTCTGGGTCACGGCCCGGAACCTCACACACGGAATCATCAAGATACCCGCCCGGGCCGCTCGCATCGTGGCCGAGTCCGGCTGGATCATCACGGCCCTGCTCTACGTGGCCGCCGCCGCGACCATCTTCTTCGCCTTCCTACACGTGTTCATTGGCACCTCCGGGTTCTAG
- a CDS encoding SURF1 family protein produces MAYRFLLSWRWAGFLMVAALFAAACIGLGNWQMDRRNQAVTEIRRVQENYDKSPMPFKDARPYFDVADPEAKWTTVSVTGRYLGQDQRIVRNRPNNSAAGYEVLVPFRVSSGETIAINRGWLPIGNDRPGYPDTVPGPPTGEVTAVVRIKPSEPDLGRDAPEGQLASIDLSYYGKQLDYPLMRGSYGVMASESPQPAVAPQQLAAPAVKEGSNLSYALQWITFGILAFVGFGYMARQQARIGREERDMPDDVADPVEALQQPRATSRPKRSGSEEEDALLDSMGL; encoded by the coding sequence GTGGCGTATAGGTTCCTGCTGTCCTGGCGTTGGGCCGGTTTCCTGATGGTCGCGGCACTGTTTGCCGCCGCGTGTATTGGACTGGGAAACTGGCAGATGGATCGCCGGAACCAGGCCGTGACCGAGATCCGCAGGGTCCAGGAGAACTACGACAAATCCCCTATGCCGTTCAAGGATGCCCGTCCTTATTTTGACGTCGCCGACCCTGAGGCGAAATGGACGACCGTATCCGTGACTGGCCGGTACCTTGGGCAGGACCAGAGAATCGTCAGGAACCGGCCGAACAATTCCGCCGCCGGATACGAGGTATTGGTCCCGTTCCGGGTGAGCTCCGGTGAGACGATCGCGATCAACAGGGGATGGCTGCCGATCGGCAATGACCGGCCCGGATACCCCGACACCGTGCCTGGCCCGCCGACCGGCGAGGTTACCGCGGTCGTCCGGATCAAACCGTCCGAACCTGATCTTGGCCGTGACGCACCCGAGGGCCAGCTGGCCAGCATTGACCTGTCCTATTACGGGAAGCAACTCGATTACCCGCTCATGAGGGGCAGCTACGGGGTGATGGCCTCGGAGTCCCCACAGCCGGCCGTGGCCCCCCAGCAGCTCGCCGCGCCGGCGGTCAAGGAAGGGTCGAACCTGTCCTACGCCCTGCAGTGGATCACGTTCGGGATCCTGGCCTTCGTCGGATTTGGATACATGGCACGGCAACAGGCCCGGATCGGTCGCGAGGAACGCGACATGCCGGACGACGTGGCGGACCCGGTTGAAGCCCTTCAGCAGCCCCGGGCGACATCCCGACCCAAGCGCTCCGGCTCCGAAGAAGAAGACGCGCTTCTGGACTCCATGGGACTCTAA
- a CDS encoding cytochrome c oxidase assembly protein codes for MGDPGVEGPVWLPSLPPSLGEYLAPNLQPVPLIPALTLLAAAFYLAGAIRLWRQGRHWSPVRTASFLFGCLAIIIVMGAGIEGYGLRMFSIFMFQQLTLMMAVPPLLVIGSPGTLLLRATPHGRVGRPVLKAALWGLRSRWGRLAIHPAFMVPLFLLSFYGVYFSGLADLLLPTWYGHVGLELLFLAAGILFTVPLISADPLPTRQTHFGRMLDIFAEMPLHAFFGVVIMMATAPMVKFFAAPPESWNVDPMQDQGLAGGLAWSYGELPGVLLLMFILVRWQREEARGWVKADKTAAVAGDPDLDAYNEYLRQLANRPVRRR; via the coding sequence ATGGGCGACCCAGGAGTCGAAGGCCCGGTCTGGCTTCCCTCGCTGCCGCCGTCGCTGGGTGAGTACCTCGCCCCGAACCTGCAGCCTGTTCCGCTGATCCCTGCCTTGACGCTGCTGGCAGCTGCCTTCTACCTCGCTGGTGCCATCCGCCTCTGGCGGCAGGGCCGGCACTGGTCCCCGGTCCGCACTGCATCCTTTTTGTTCGGTTGCCTGGCGATCATTATCGTCATGGGAGCCGGCATCGAAGGGTACGGGCTGCGGATGTTCTCCATCTTCATGTTCCAGCAACTGACCCTGATGATGGCCGTCCCGCCGCTACTGGTCATCGGATCCCCTGGGACCTTGCTGCTGCGGGCAACCCCGCACGGCCGGGTCGGCCGGCCGGTCCTGAAGGCTGCCCTCTGGGGTCTGCGCTCCCGCTGGGGCCGGCTGGCCATCCACCCGGCCTTCATGGTGCCGCTGTTCCTGCTCAGCTTCTACGGCGTCTACTTCTCCGGGCTCGCGGACCTGCTGCTGCCCACCTGGTACGGGCACGTCGGCCTGGAACTGTTGTTCCTTGCAGCCGGGATCCTGTTCACGGTGCCACTGATTTCCGCGGACCCGCTGCCGACCAGGCAAACACACTTCGGCCGGATGCTGGACATCTTCGCTGAGATGCCCTTGCACGCCTTTTTTGGGGTTGTCATCATGATGGCCACAGCCCCCATGGTCAAGTTCTTCGCCGCACCGCCGGAAAGCTGGAACGTGGATCCCATGCAGGACCAGGGCCTGGCCGGCGGCCTGGCCTGGTCTTACGGGGAACTGCCAGGGGTGCTGCTGCTGATGTTCATCCTCGTTCGGTGGCAACGGGAGGAGGCCCGCGGATGGGTCAAGGCGGACAAAACCGCGGCCGTGGCGGGCGACCCGGATCTGGACGCCTACAACGAATACCTGCGCCAGCTGGCCAACCGTCCGGTGCGCCGCCGATGA
- a CDS encoding M23 family metallopeptidase, translated as MSSLSPHGRRRKPTSGPLLRAAARTTSRVTPQHRGVPAAGPRVSRRKQVTAAATLSVAAILTASLTAAHAGPAPAGAGPVVQASAAKASIAPVQASAGASISYERPAVTTEQAPLPVPAKTQGAAAGTASPTAVSPAPAVAPAASSARLGAPLASMSVTSPFGIRSSPISGSGELHTGLDLVAACQTAVFAAGNGTVVEAGWSPYGGGNRIVVDHGNGLKSTYNHLASIETSVGATVAAGQRLAAAGTTGASTGCHLHFEVLLNGQTVNPQGWM; from the coding sequence TTGTCTTCCTTATCCCCCCATGGCCGCCGCCGAAAACCAACCTCCGGTCCCTTGCTTCGCGCGGCCGCCCGGACGACTTCCCGGGTTACGCCGCAGCACCGGGGTGTGCCGGCTGCCGGGCCGCGCGTGAGCCGACGCAAACAGGTCACGGCTGCCGCCACGCTGAGCGTCGCCGCGATTCTGACCGCTTCTCTAACGGCCGCCCACGCCGGACCGGCCCCCGCCGGAGCCGGCCCCGTTGTGCAAGCCTCAGCGGCGAAAGCTTCCATTGCGCCGGTTCAGGCCTCTGCCGGGGCGTCCATCAGCTATGAACGGCCCGCTGTCACCACCGAGCAGGCGCCGTTGCCCGTGCCCGCCAAGACCCAGGGTGCCGCCGCGGGCACGGCATCTCCGACGGCTGTCTCCCCCGCACCGGCTGTTGCCCCCGCTGCTTCCTCTGCCCGGCTCGGCGCGCCGCTGGCCAGCATGTCCGTCACGTCGCCGTTCGGTATCCGCTCCAGCCCGATCAGCGGCTCCGGGGAACTGCATACCGGACTGGACCTCGTGGCAGCGTGCCAGACCGCGGTGTTCGCCGCAGGCAATGGAACGGTCGTGGAGGCGGGTTGGTCACCCTATGGGGGCGGAAACAGGATCGTGGTGGACCACGGCAACGGCTTGAAGAGTACGTATAACCATCTGGCGTCCATCGAAACCTCTGTCGGGGCGACCGTGGCCGCCGGCCAGCGGCTCGCCGCGGCCGGGACCACCGGAGCCTCCACCGGCTGCCACCTGCACTTCGAGGTGCTTTTGAACGGTCAGACAGTGAATCCGCAGGGCTGGATGTGA